In Neomonachus schauinslandi chromosome 6, ASM220157v2, whole genome shotgun sequence, a genomic segment contains:
- the LOC110589589 gene encoding LOW QUALITY PROTEIN: spermidine synthase-like (The sequence of the model RefSeq protein was modified relative to this genomic sequence to represent the inferred CDS: inserted 1 base in 1 codon) — protein sequence MEPRPNGPADIHEGWFHETCSLWPGQALSLQVEQLLHHHRSRYQDILVFRSEGYSNVLVLDGVIQCTERDEFSYQEMIANLPLCSHPNPRKVLIIGGGDRGVLREVLKHSSVESVVQCEIDEDVIQVSKKFLQGMAVGYSSSXLTLHVGDGFEFMKQNQDAFDVIITDSSDPMGPVESLFKEFYYQLMKTALKDNGVLCCQGECQWLHLDLIKQMGQFCKSLFPVVAYAYCTIPTYASSQIGFMLCSKNPTTDFRKLMQPLTQKQVEQMQLKYYNSDVHQAAFILPEFVRKALNDVS from the exons ATGGAGCCCCGCCCCAACGGCCCCGCTGACATCCACGAGGGCTGGTTCCACGAGACGTGCAGCCTGTGGCCCGGCCAAGCCCTGTCGCTGCAGGTGGAGCAGCTGCTACACCATCACCGCTCGCGGTACCAGGATATCCTTGTCTTCCGCAGTGAGGGCTACAGCAACGTGCTGGTGTTGGACGGCGTCATCCAGTGCACGGAGAGGGATGAGTTCTCCTACCAGGAGATGATAGCCAACCTGCCCCTCTGCAGCCACCCGAACCCACGCAAGGTGCTGATCAtcgggggtggggacagaggtgtCCTGCGGGAGGTGTTGAAGCATTCCTCCGTGGAGTCTGTGGTCCAGTGTGAGATCGATGAGGACGTCATCCAGGTCTCTAAGAAGTTCCTGCAGGGCATGGCCGTGGGCTACTCCAGCT AACTGACCCTACACGTGGGCGACGGTTTTGAGTTCATGAAACAGAACCAGGATGCCTTCGATGTTATCATCACTGACTCCTCAGACCCTATGGGCCCTGTAGAGAGTCTCTTCAAGGAGTTCTATTACCAGCTCATGAAGACGGCCCTCAAGGACAATGGCGTCCTCTGCTGCCAGGGCGAGTGTCAGTGGCTGCACCTGGACCTCATCAAGCAGATGGGGCAGTTCTGCAAGTCGCTCTTCCCCGTGGTGGCCTATGCGTACTGCACCATCCCCACCTACGCCAGCAGCCAGATAGGCTTCATGCTGTGCAGCAAAAATCCCACCACCGACTTCCGGAAGCTCATGCAGCCTCTGACACAGAAGCAGGTGGAGCAAATGCAGCTGAAGTACTACAACTCAGACGTGCACCAGGCCGCCTTCATCCTGCCCGAGTTTGTGCGCAAGGCCCTCAATGATGTGAGCTGA